The DNA segment AATTGTTGCGTTTTGTTGACCGCGGCGATCGTCCGTTCGTACTGGGTCCGACCCATGAAGAAGTTATTACCGACCTGATCCGTAATGAAGTCAGCTCATACAAACAGTTGCCGCTGAACTTCTTCCAGATCCAGACCAAATTCCGCGACGAAGTTCGTCCACGCTTTGGTGTGATGCGTTCCCGTGAATTCCTGATGAAGGATGCCTACTCGTTCCACACGACGCAGGAATCTTTGCAGGAAACTTATGATGCGATGTACGCAGCCTACAGCCAGATTTTCAACCGTATGGGTCTGGATTTCCGTGCAGTACTGGCAGATACCGGTTCTATCGGCGGCAGCGCGTCTCACGAATTCCAGGTTCTGGCACAGAGCGGCGAAGATGACGTGGTATTCTCTGACTCTTCAGATTTTGCTGCCAACATCGAGTTCGCAGAAGCTTTGGCCCCGACTACACCTCGCGGTGCGGCGACTGAAGAGATGCGCATCGTTGAAACGCCAAATGCAAAAACTATCGCCGAGCTGACAGAACAGTTCCAGGTCCCGGTTGAGAAAACCGTGAAAACCCTGATGGTTCATGCAACTGCCGAAAGCGGCCATAAACTGATTGCTCTGCTGATTCGCGGTGATCACGAACTGAACGAAATTAAAGCAGAAAAAGTAGCACACGTCGCAGCGCCACTGACTTTCGCCACCGAAGCTGAAATCCGTGAAATCGTTGCGGCTGGCCCGGGTTCACTCGGCCCGATCAAACTGCCAATGCCAGTTGTTGTTGACCGTACGGTTGCTGCCATGAGCGATTTCAGCGCGGGAGCCAACATCGACGGCAAACATTATTTCGGCATTAACTGGGATCGCGACGCTGCGCTGCCAGAAGTGGCGGATCTGCGTAACGTAGTGGCTGGCGATCCGAGCCCGGATGGTCAGGGTTCTCTGGTAATCAAGCGCGGTATCGAAGTCGGTCATATCTTCCAGCTGGGCACCAAGTATTCAGAAGCGATGAATGCAACTGTTCAGGGTGAAGATGGCCGTAATCAGGTAATGACCATGGGTTGTTACGGTATTGGGGTAAGCCGTGTGGTTGCCGCCGCTATCGAACAAAACCACGACGACCGCGGTATCATCTGGCCAGATGCTATTGCTCCGTTCCAGGTCGCTATTCTGCCAATGAACATGCACAAATCTTTCCGCGTGAAAGATGCGGCAGAAGCGTTATATGCAGAACTGCGCTCACACGGCATTGACGTGATCCTCGACGATCGTAAAGAACGTCCGGGCGTGATGTTTGCTGATATGGAACTGATCGGTGTTCCGCATCACGTCGTGATTGGCGATCGTAATCTGGACGCTGAAGAGCTGGAATACAAGAACCGTCGCAGCGGTGAAAAACAAATGATCAAACAAAGTGATATCGTTTCTTATCTGCTGAGCCAGATCCCGCGTTAAGGATCGGCAATAGATCGTTGTAGATAAAAATGCCCGCATGAGCGGGCATTTTTGTTTGTGCTTTTAGTTTAACAGAAGTGCTACGGGCAAGCTTTGGTTGCATCAAACTTTACGTTTGCATCCGCCACCACGGCTTTCTGTATCTGCCCTTCTTCCATCGACGGTTCCGTCATGAAATGCCCGTCCATAGACACAAAAACCAGCTGATTTGGTGCCTTACGCGAAGCGAGATACCCCTGCTCCAGCGACTTGCTGGCTGACATCGGGAAAACTTTACC comes from the Enterobacteriaceae bacterium Kacie_13 genome and includes:
- the proS gene encoding proline--tRNA ligase is translated as MRTTQYLLSTLKETPADAEVISHQLMLRAGMIRKLASGLYTWLPTGLRVLRKVENIVREEMNNANAIEVSMPVVQPADLWQESGRWEQYGPELLRFVDRGDRPFVLGPTHEEVITDLIRNEVSSYKQLPLNFFQIQTKFRDEVRPRFGVMRSREFLMKDAYSFHTTQESLQETYDAMYAAYSQIFNRMGLDFRAVLADTGSIGGSASHEFQVLAQSGEDDVVFSDSSDFAANIEFAEALAPTTPRGAATEEMRIVETPNAKTIAELTEQFQVPVEKTVKTLMVHATAESGHKLIALLIRGDHELNEIKAEKVAHVAAPLTFATEAEIREIVAAGPGSLGPIKLPMPVVVDRTVAAMSDFSAGANIDGKHYFGINWDRDAALPEVADLRNVVAGDPSPDGQGSLVIKRGIEVGHIFQLGTKYSEAMNATVQGEDGRNQVMTMGCYGIGVSRVVAAAIEQNHDDRGIIWPDAIAPFQVAILPMNMHKSFRVKDAAEALYAELRSHGIDVILDDRKERPGVMFADMELIGVPHHVVIGDRNLDAEELEYKNRRSGEKQMIKQSDIVSYLLSQIPR